From one Octopus bimaculoides isolate UCB-OBI-ISO-001 chromosome 1, ASM119413v2, whole genome shotgun sequence genomic stretch:
- the LOC106868482 gene encoding monocyte to macrophage differentiation factor 2 isoform X2 has translation MGHANARPKQLLMNNRAGPGQAYIPTDVEHLANMVTHGLWILPSFGGLLWLLYWSVNDHQFLSACVFGLALFALFTTSTIYHALSYSGKLKTLKNVFHIGDRAAIYIFIAASYTPWLLLKDMENWGVQVRWLIWMLAMMGISYQYMFHEKYKWLETLLYVIIGVGPSITVLAMKETSGLYELTLGGITYATGVVFFKCDGIIPFAHAIWHCFVFVGATFHFYAISTYLMGHDVHKQMPIVTDTF, from the exons atggggcatgccaacgctaggccgaaacagct CTTAATGAACAACCGTGCTGGACCTGGTCAAGCATATATCCCCACAGATGTCGAACACCTTGCAAACATGGTTACACATGGA ttgtGGATTTTACCAAGCTTTGGAGGCCTTCTCTGGCTACTGTATTGGTCTGTAAATGATCACCAGTTCCTTAGTGCCTGTGTGTTTGGGCTTGCATTGTTTGCATTGTTTACTACTTCTACCATCTACCATGCACTATCATACTCAGGAAAACTAAA AACTCTAAAGAATGTCTTTCATATTGGAGATCGAGCTgctatttacatattcattgcTGCTTCTTACACTCCAtg gctATTATTGAAAGATATGGAAAACTGGGGTGTTCAAGTACGATGGTTAATTTGGATGTTAGCTATGATGGGTATCTCCTACCAATATATGTTCCACGAAAA ATATAAATGGTTGGAGACATTGCTTTATGTAATCATTGGAGTGGGCCCGTCTATAACAGTATTAGCAATG AAAGAAACTTCCGGTTTGTATGAATTGACTCTTGGTGGAATAACATATGCTACTGGTGTTGTCTTTTTCAAGTGTGATGGAATCATACCATTTGCTCATGCCATCTGGCATTGTTTTGTGTTCGTTGGTGCCACCTTCCATTTCTATGCCATCAGTACTTACTTGATGGGTCATGATGTTCATAAGCAGATGCCAATTGTAACAGATACCTTTTAA
- the LOC106868482 gene encoding monocyte to macrophage differentiation factor 2 isoform X4: MEYLYSTQNHIRLMNNRAGPGQAYIPTDVEHLANMVTHGLWILPSFGGLLWLLYWSVNDHQFLSACVFGLALFALFTTSTIYHALSYSGKLKTLKNVFHIGDRAAIYIFIAASYTPWLLLKDMENWGVQVRWLIWMLAMMGISYQYMFHEKYKWLETLLYVIIGVGPSITVLAMKETSGLYELTLGGITYATGVVFFKCDGIIPFAHAIWHCFVFVGATFHFYAISTYLMGHDVHKQMPIVTDTF, from the exons CTTAATGAACAACCGTGCTGGACCTGGTCAAGCATATATCCCCACAGATGTCGAACACCTTGCAAACATGGTTACACATGGA ttgtGGATTTTACCAAGCTTTGGAGGCCTTCTCTGGCTACTGTATTGGTCTGTAAATGATCACCAGTTCCTTAGTGCCTGTGTGTTTGGGCTTGCATTGTTTGCATTGTTTACTACTTCTACCATCTACCATGCACTATCATACTCAGGAAAACTAAA AACTCTAAAGAATGTCTTTCATATTGGAGATCGAGCTgctatttacatattcattgcTGCTTCTTACACTCCAtg gctATTATTGAAAGATATGGAAAACTGGGGTGTTCAAGTACGATGGTTAATTTGGATGTTAGCTATGATGGGTATCTCCTACCAATATATGTTCCACGAAAA ATATAAATGGTTGGAGACATTGCTTTATGTAATCATTGGAGTGGGCCCGTCTATAACAGTATTAGCAATG AAAGAAACTTCCGGTTTGTATGAATTGACTCTTGGTGGAATAACATATGCTACTGGTGTTGTCTTTTTCAAGTGTGATGGAATCATACCATTTGCTCATGCCATCTGGCATTGTTTTGTGTTCGTTGGTGCCACCTTCCATTTCTATGCCATCAGTACTTACTTGATGGGTCATGATGTTCATAAGCAGATGCCAATTGTAACAGATACCTTTTAA
- the LOC106868482 gene encoding monocyte to macrophage differentiation factor 2 isoform X3, which yields MCQGKPRSETIRSDSVKLRLLNLMNNRAGPGQAYIPTDVEHLANMVTHGLWILPSFGGLLWLLYWSVNDHQFLSACVFGLALFALFTTSTIYHALSYSGKLKTLKNVFHIGDRAAIYIFIAASYTPWLLLKDMENWGVQVRWLIWMLAMMGISYQYMFHEKYKWLETLLYVIIGVGPSITVLAMKETSGLYELTLGGITYATGVVFFKCDGIIPFAHAIWHCFVFVGATFHFYAISTYLMGHDVHKQMPIVTDTF from the exons CTTAATGAACAACCGTGCTGGACCTGGTCAAGCATATATCCCCACAGATGTCGAACACCTTGCAAACATGGTTACACATGGA ttgtGGATTTTACCAAGCTTTGGAGGCCTTCTCTGGCTACTGTATTGGTCTGTAAATGATCACCAGTTCCTTAGTGCCTGTGTGTTTGGGCTTGCATTGTTTGCATTGTTTACTACTTCTACCATCTACCATGCACTATCATACTCAGGAAAACTAAA AACTCTAAAGAATGTCTTTCATATTGGAGATCGAGCTgctatttacatattcattgcTGCTTCTTACACTCCAtg gctATTATTGAAAGATATGGAAAACTGGGGTGTTCAAGTACGATGGTTAATTTGGATGTTAGCTATGATGGGTATCTCCTACCAATATATGTTCCACGAAAA ATATAAATGGTTGGAGACATTGCTTTATGTAATCATTGGAGTGGGCCCGTCTATAACAGTATTAGCAATG AAAGAAACTTCCGGTTTGTATGAATTGACTCTTGGTGGAATAACATATGCTACTGGTGTTGTCTTTTTCAAGTGTGATGGAATCATACCATTTGCTCATGCCATCTGGCATTGTTTTGTGTTCGTTGGTGCCACCTTCCATTTCTATGCCATCAGTACTTACTTGATGGGTCATGATGTTCATAAGCAGATGCCAATTGTAACAGATACCTTTTAA
- the LOC106868482 gene encoding monocyte to macrophage differentiation factor 2 isoform X5, with protein sequence MNNRAGPGQAYIPTDVEHLANMVTHGLWILPSFGGLLWLLYWSVNDHQFLSACVFGLALFALFTTSTIYHALSYSGKLKTLKNVFHIGDRAAIYIFIAASYTPWLLLKDMENWGVQVRWLIWMLAMMGISYQYMFHEKYKWLETLLYVIIGVGPSITVLAMKETSGLYELTLGGITYATGVVFFKCDGIIPFAHAIWHCFVFVGATFHFYAISTYLMGHDVHKQMPIVTDTF encoded by the exons ATGAACAACCGTGCTGGACCTGGTCAAGCATATATCCCCACAGATGTCGAACACCTTGCAAACATGGTTACACATGGA ttgtGGATTTTACCAAGCTTTGGAGGCCTTCTCTGGCTACTGTATTGGTCTGTAAATGATCACCAGTTCCTTAGTGCCTGTGTGTTTGGGCTTGCATTGTTTGCATTGTTTACTACTTCTACCATCTACCATGCACTATCATACTCAGGAAAACTAAA AACTCTAAAGAATGTCTTTCATATTGGAGATCGAGCTgctatttacatattcattgcTGCTTCTTACACTCCAtg gctATTATTGAAAGATATGGAAAACTGGGGTGTTCAAGTACGATGGTTAATTTGGATGTTAGCTATGATGGGTATCTCCTACCAATATATGTTCCACGAAAA ATATAAATGGTTGGAGACATTGCTTTATGTAATCATTGGAGTGGGCCCGTCTATAACAGTATTAGCAATG AAAGAAACTTCCGGTTTGTATGAATTGACTCTTGGTGGAATAACATATGCTACTGGTGTTGTCTTTTTCAAGTGTGATGGAATCATACCATTTGCTCATGCCATCTGGCATTGTTTTGTGTTCGTTGGTGCCACCTTCCATTTCTATGCCATCAGTACTTACTTGATGGGTCATGATGTTCATAAGCAGATGCCAATTGTAACAGATACCTTTTAA